In one Winogradskyella sp. MH6 genomic region, the following are encoded:
- a CDS encoding S1 family peptidase yields the protein MKQLFFTICTFLLFGITTSNAQVDSVFVCDVKFKNSKFDNSHAGSGFLLKYKDKVYGITAKHVLFFAKTDSMNTISFGEDLKSWNFSSITQQDKVIKAGKLINEDTNEKLEMPPKGDWLIFEVEGDIPKDVVVYSIRDRPLKIGDKVHFLGYPYKSVEPVNVKAEYIGLTNDNNLRLDVPKGNYNGCSGGPLLDSEGKLVGIVSMGYFNEKENKMIFEPASLDYFKTVINN from the coding sequence ATGAAACAACTATTCTTCACTATATGTACATTTCTTTTATTTGGTATTACTACAAGCAATGCACAAGTAGATTCTGTATTTGTTTGTGATGTAAAATTCAAGAATTCAAAGTTTGATAATTCTCATGCAGGAAGTGGATTTTTATTGAAATACAAAGACAAAGTATATGGTATTACAGCAAAGCATGTATTGTTTTTTGCCAAAACTGATAGTATGAACACCATTAGTTTTGGAGAGGATTTAAAATCATGGAACTTTAGTTCTATAACCCAACAAGATAAAGTCATAAAGGCAGGAAAACTTATTAACGAAGACACTAATGAAAAGCTGGAAATGCCTCCAAAAGGAGATTGGTTAATTTTTGAAGTCGAAGGTGATATTCCAAAAGATGTAGTGGTGTATTCTATAAGAGATAGACCATTAAAAATAGGCGATAAGGTACATTTTTTGGGTTATCCATATAAAAGTGTAGAACCTGTAAATGTTAAAGCAGAATATATTGGATTAACAAACGATAATAATCTAAGACTTGATGTGCCTAAAGGTAATTATAACGGTTGTAGCGGTGGACCACTTTTAGATTCGGAAGGAAAGTTGGTTGGAATAGTATCAATGGGATATTTCAATGAGAAAGAAAACAAAATGATATTTGAACCCGCTTCGTTAGATTACTTCAAGACAGTTATAAATAATTGA
- a CDS encoding TolB family protein: MMKKIVILSIALVLMSCKNEDSPFAQFEHSKVPVILGKGTLSTDSVQWNNVYVAKTKEFYFTKMGKSASIIHKMDYKDGAFKNLEKIGFPEGSPHSDIYVANDGDTMLFSSLMQEHNNDTISDWNIWKSTRKNDKWQAPTPFFNHNLEGNQFYPWLTQSGNIYFSITPHGSSNSDLYVSEYKNGAYVTPQALPAHINSKNIEGDAFVAPDESYIIFASFEREQNLGKSDLFISFNNQGKWSVPVWLGKEINSEGYDGSPFITHDGKYLIFTSSRGSKDENTFFNHYIVRFNSEDWR, from the coding sequence ATGATGAAAAAAATAGTTATACTTTCAATAGCATTGGTCTTAATGAGTTGTAAAAATGAAGACTCACCCTTTGCACAATTTGAGCATTCCAAAGTCCCAGTAATTTTAGGAAAAGGAACACTCTCTACAGACTCTGTACAATGGAACAATGTCTATGTAGCTAAGACCAAGGAGTTTTATTTTACTAAAATGGGCAAATCAGCATCCATCATTCATAAAATGGATTATAAAGATGGTGCTTTCAAAAACCTTGAAAAGATTGGCTTTCCTGAGGGTTCCCCACATTCAGATATTTATGTTGCGAATGACGGAGATACCATGTTGTTTTCCTCATTAATGCAAGAGCATAATAACGATACCATTTCCGATTGGAATATCTGGAAATCCACTAGGAAAAATGACAAATGGCAAGCACCAACCCCATTTTTTAATCACAATTTGGAAGGGAATCAGTTCTACCCTTGGCTAACCCAAAGTGGCAACATCTATTTTAGCATCACGCCTCATGGCTCTAGTAATAGTGACCTTTATGTATCTGAATATAAAAATGGCGCATATGTAACACCTCAGGCGCTTCCTGCTCATATTAATTCTAAAAACATAGAAGGTGATGCCTTTGTGGCGCCAGATGAGTCCTATATTATTTTCGCAAGTTTTGAAAGAGAACAGAATCTAGGAAAGTCCGATTTGTTCATTAGTTTTAATAATCAAGGCAAATGGTCTGTTCCAGTTTGGTTGGGTAAGGAAATTAATTCTGAGGGTTATGATGGAAGCCCGTTTATAACACATGATGGTAAATATCTCATTTTTACTAGTAGTAGAGGTAGTAAAGATGAGAACACCTTTTTTAATCATTATATAGTTCGATTTAACTCTGAAGATTGGAGGTAA
- a CDS encoding DUF885 domain-containing protein, with product MMYSKLHIRVILLLVSQILFSQNKNFEAVRKDFAKNYIALQIPYHQANYVQNLKSIKPIENIIQQEIFFKTVEKQLTNVDVRNLNEYERLDYHLMNYEVELNLERISLEKQWDNTIELDDKKSIYTIENGKNWYAYLLKKWVDITVTPDAMFQFGLDEIEKVKSSMTDIQVRSGFSEKVFQEYLKHSSFFLYNIKDIQQAFENTKREVAKKATNFFPYFDKISDVEITQGTNASLSHVPAYYNNGTFYFNYFNEPFNKRQLDWIYIHEGVPGHHYQIMVNDIIERTDIQQLFWYSGFVEGWGAYVEYLGKKLGVYKTLYDEYGKWEWDLIRSVRVALDVGINYYGWSDEKAISFWKVHISDQDDIGWREIARMKRWPAQVITYKYCSDMFFKLLNEAKDKERFDYQKFHKELLMYGDIPMSLLEFNLKND from the coding sequence ATGATGTATAGTAAATTACATATTAGAGTGATTCTTCTATTGGTTTCACAAATATTATTTTCTCAGAATAAAAACTTTGAAGCTGTTCGCAAAGATTTTGCAAAGAACTACATAGCATTACAAATACCATATCACCAAGCCAATTATGTACAGAATTTAAAGTCTATTAAACCAATTGAAAATATAATTCAGCAGGAGATTTTTTTTAAAACGGTTGAAAAACAGTTAACTAATGTTGATGTTAGAAACTTAAATGAATATGAGCGTTTAGATTATCATCTTATGAATTACGAAGTTGAATTGAATTTAGAACGTATCTCTTTAGAAAAACAATGGGATAATACAATAGAATTGGATGATAAAAAGAGTATTTACACCATTGAGAATGGAAAAAATTGGTATGCCTATTTATTGAAGAAGTGGGTTGATATAACTGTAACACCAGATGCTATGTTTCAATTTGGATTAGATGAGATTGAAAAAGTTAAGTCTAGTATGACAGACATACAAGTTAGATCTGGATTTTCAGAAAAGGTATTTCAAGAATATTTAAAACACTCTTCATTCTTTTTGTATAATATTAAGGATATTCAGCAAGCATTTGAGAACACCAAAAGAGAAGTTGCAAAGAAAGCAACAAATTTTTTTCCATATTTCGACAAGATATCAGATGTAGAGATAACTCAAGGTACCAATGCATCACTTTCACATGTTCCTGCATATTATAACAATGGCACATTCTACTTCAATTATTTTAATGAGCCCTTTAATAAGCGTCAGTTAGATTGGATTTATATTCATGAAGGCGTTCCAGGACATCATTATCAAATCATGGTTAATGATATTATAGAGCGTACAGATATACAGCAATTATTTTGGTACTCTGGTTTTGTAGAAGGTTGGGGAGCTTATGTAGAGTATTTAGGCAAGAAACTAGGTGTTTATAAAACGCTGTATGACGAATATGGTAAATGGGAATGGGATTTAATACGCTCTGTCAGAGTTGCTTTAGACGTGGGTATAAACTACTATGGTTGGTCAGATGAAAAAGCTATTTCTTTTTGGAAAGTGCATATCTCTGATCAAGATGATATTGGTTGGCGAGAAATAGCTCGTATGAAACGTTGGCCAGCCCAAGTTATTACGTATAAATATTGTTCAGATATGTTTTTTAAATTATTAAATGAAGCAAAGGATAAAGAACGTTTTGACTATCAAAAGTTTCATAAAGAACTTTTGATGTATGGTGACATACCAATGTCTCTATTGGAATTTAATCTTAAAAATGATTGA
- a CDS encoding response regulator transcription factor, producing MKFLIAEDEHDLQKSIVTYLERDGNICEVASDFREASEKVAIYDYDVIVLDINLVTGSGLEILKTLKKEKKKAGVIIISANNSLTDKLEGLDLGADDYITKPFHLAELNSRIKAVLRRGKYGGDEIIEFNEIKINTKSRTAYINNKAVLLTKKEYDLLLFFISNKERVLSKEIIAEHLWGDDSDLLDNFDFIYVHINNLRKKLTKEGAKYIKTAYGSGYKFIDE from the coding sequence ATGAAGTTTTTAATAGCCGAAGACGAACACGATTTACAAAAATCTATTGTAACCTATCTAGAGCGAGATGGCAACATCTGTGAGGTGGCTTCAGATTTTAGGGAAGCTTCTGAAAAGGTTGCTATTTATGACTACGATGTGATTGTTTTAGACATTAATCTGGTAACAGGTAGTGGGTTGGAAATACTTAAGACACTAAAAAAAGAAAAGAAAAAAGCAGGAGTCATTATTATATCTGCGAATAATTCTTTGACCGATAAGCTAGAGGGCCTAGATCTGGGAGCAGATGATTATATTACAAAACCATTTCATTTAGCAGAACTCAATTCTCGTATTAAAGCAGTACTTAGACGCGGAAAATATGGCGGAGATGAGATTATAGAGTTTAATGAAATTAAGATTAATACAAAATCTCGTACAGCATATATAAATAATAAGGCTGTTTTACTTACAAAAAAGGAGTATGATTTATTATTGTTTTTTATTTCCAATAAAGAACGTGTGCTTTCTAAAGAGATTATAGCAGAACATCTTTGGGGAGACGATAGCGATTTGTTAGATAATTTTGATTTTATATATGTTCATATCAATAACTTACGAAAAAAGCTAACAAAAGAAGGAGCAAAATATATTAAAACAGCCTATGGTAGCGGTTATAAATTTATTGACGAATAA